DNA from Brucella melitensis bv. 1 str. 16M:
GTCGCCCGAAGCGAAAAATTTCGGGCGATTTCTTTGTGTTTTCCACTTTGCTTCCTACATTGCATCCACATATTGCACGGAGCGGTTGCAAGCCGCTTCATCCCTTTTGCGCCGTTCAAGTTTGGAGTTCGCCTTGCCCGGTCTGTTGAAACGCCTTATTCCCCGCCGTTTTCGCGCCGTGGAAACGGAAATCCCCGTCGTGCGCCTGCATGGCGCAATCATGACCGGCGGCACATCCTTGCGGCCCACGCTTTCGCTCGCATCGACGGCCGGTATTCTGGAAAAGGCCTTTGCCGACAAGCATGCCCCTGCGGTTGCCATATCCATCAATTCGCCGGGCGGCGCGCCGGTGCAATCGCGCCTGATCTATCGCCGCATCCGCGATCTTGCCGCGGAACATCAAAAGAAGGTTTTCGTCTTCGTGGAAGATGTGGCGGCCTCCGGCGGCTACATGATCGCGCTTGCGGGCGACGAAATCATCGCCGACCCCTCCTCCATCGTTGGCTCCATCGGCGTCGTTTCGGCCTCTTTCGGCTTTCCCGAATTGCTGAAGAAGATCGGTGTGGAGCGGCGTGTCTATACGGCGGGCAGCAACAAGGTGACACTCGATCCGTTCCAGCCGGAAAAGGCCGAGGACATCGAACGGCTGAAAGCACTTCAGCTTGAAATCCACGCCACCTTCATCGACATGGTGAAGGAGCGGCGCGCCGGCAAGCTTGGCGACAATCCCGATCTTTTCAGCGGCCTGTTCTGGACCGGCACCACCGCCGCCTCGCTCGGCCTCATCGACGGGCTTGGCGACATGCTCAGTTTTCTGCGCAAGACCTATGGCGACAAGGTGAAACTGAAGCTCATCCAGCCGCAACGCGGCCTTCTGGGCCGCAAGCTGCCCGGCATCGGCATGGATTCAGGCAGTGTCGAGCCAGCGCAAATCGCCGCCCATCTTGGCGACGGGCTGCTTTGTGTCGCGGAAGAAAAAGCAATCTGGGCACGCTATGGGCTTTGAACTCCATGGATTTACCATGATATGCTGCCACAAATGAGAGGATGGAGGGGCGCTCCTGGTGGATTGAATTTGACGCTTGCTCGGCCCCCCTATCCGAGGGATGCAAATGTCGGAATCAATTCCTAGGCTGTAGTGACGAATTAACTTGTGGTTTGGTATGGGCAAAAAATCTTCAGCTTTAGGAGCGAAACCGAAGGTGGGGTGGTTCCCCCATCGAGGTTTCGCGACGCCAAGATGGAGGTTTTTTGCCATATCCCGAAGGGACGCAGTGTATTTTGCTTCTGAATGTGTCGAAACGCCCTTGTGGAGATCAACTCCATGGCGGTCGTTTCTCCTGTTCAGCAACAAAATACCCTCGCGCCAAACCATGAGCTAATTCGTCACTACAGCCTAGCCCCTCCATGATATTCACGCGCATGATCCGGCGACAATGCGGGACGGTGCGCAAGCCCAAGGACATGAGGTCATGCCCCAGCTTATATTCCTGCTGCTGATCATCGCCGCCGCGTGGTACGGCTACCGCTCGTTCAAGCGTGAGGCGGCGCGCGTTTCGCAGCGTGTCCGGCAGGCCGAAAAGGAAGCACAGAACCGTGCCCATGGCACGCTGGTGCAAGATCCCAAGACCGGCGAATATTACGTCCGCAAGGATTGAGCCCCCGGCTGTAGTGACGAATTACCCCGATGACAGCATTCCAGAACGCCGGACCATCGATAACGCGCCTTGCGCCTGCAAAGATCAATCTGGCGCTGCATGTGACCGGGCGACGTGACGACGGCTATCATCTTCTCGACATGCTGGTGGTCTTTGCCGATCAGGGCGATCGCATCCACATCGAAAAAGCCGGCAGCGACAGTTTTACGGTCAGCGGCCCTTTTGCAAGCGGCATCCCCGCCGGGCGGGGCAATCTGGTGCTGAAAGCGCGCGATGCGCTGCGCCAGCATGGCGGGCCAGACCTTTCACCTGTTGCCATTCATCTGGAAAAGAACCTGCCTATTGCTTCCGGCATTGGCGGCGGATCGAGCGATGCGGCAGCAACCCTGCTTGCGCTCAACACGCTCTGGCAACTCGATCTCGATTTTGAAATGCTGGCCGCTATCGGCCTTTCCCTCGGTGCAGACCTTCCCATGTGCCTGCATGGCGCAGCCCATGGCACACCGCTGATCGCGCGCGGCATTGGTGAAGAGCTGAACGATGTTTCCGGAATTGCGGCCCTTCCCATGCTGCTCGTCAATGACGGTACCGCGCTTGCCACGCCCGACGTGTTCCGCGCGCTCACCCGCCGCGAGAACGCCCCCCTGCCGCCTCCGGCCTGTGAAGGGACAGACGCCCTTTGCGCCTATCTGCGTGAAACACGCAATGATCTTCTGCCCGCAGCCATCAGCCTTGCACCGCAGATCGAACCCAAACTCGCCCTGCTTCGCGCCAAGGGTGCACTTTATGCGCGAATGTCCGGCTCCGGCGCAACATGCTTTGCCATTTTTAGCGATAAATCAGCCCTGACACGCGCGGCAAAAGAGATTGCGGATGAAAATCCGGGCTGGTTTGCAGTTCCTTCGCACAGCTTTCCTTCCAGAGCCTGATCTTTCTCCCATCGTCTTCGTTTTAAGTACGGATCGTTACGCCGCGCCAGTTTTTGCGCGAATTTTCGCGCGAAATGGTATTGCAAAATAGCCCTATTGTTCACTTTTATTGTACAATAAACCCATATACACTTTTCGCGCCGTTTGAACAAAGAAGGTTACATAACAAGCACGTGAAGGCTGATATACCAAACAAGCCATTGATTATATTAATTTATTTTATACGCTTTGTAAAAATATCAGAAAATTGGGTGCACGAATGTGTGATTAGGAAAACGTTTTCGTGACTGGAATTTCTTTCGATTGTCACCCAATTAAAGCTCAGCGGAACGACGCAACAAAACGTCGATCCACTTGAATGACTTTCGGGCTCCCTCGCAGGGAGCCCTCCTATGGAGATAGAAAAATGAAGAAGTTTGTTCTTGCCGCCGCTGCCCTTGCCCTGAGTGCTGGTGCTGCTTTGGCTGAAAACCCGCATGTTGGCGAACCTGCCAATCTTTATGCGAACGACCGCACCCCGGTTGCTACCCAGAAGCTCGACTATACGGCTCCGGCTTCGATCAAGGCGCCTGTCTATCAGGACGGTTCGGCTCATCGTTTCGGCGATGCCTCGCCTTCAAACTAAAGCATTCTAACGAATGACCCGTCCCCCAAAAGGGCGAAGCTTTGGCTTCGCCCTTTTCCTTTGCCTGTTGCAATAATACTCAGTGCCGTTCAGGCGGCAGAATACGATGCTTCAGCCGCAACGGTTTCAGCCGCCGCGGCAGATCATCAGATCCTATGCCTTCCAGAAAAAGCGGCTGCACCAGATCAAGCCTGACCAGAAGCCCGGCATCAAGCGACGGCCCGCCACCAAATATTTTCCTGATATTTCCAAGCCTGCCTTCTTCGGGCAGCGAGAAACGGGCCGGGCCTGCCCCGCCTTCCATATGGCGGCGCACGGCCTCCCCCCAGCCCTCCTGCGGCATCGCACCGGGCTTCAGGAAAAGCACCCAATCCGTGCGGATTCCATTGAGCGCGACATCCCTTTCCGCAAGCCCATGGAAAGCGCAACCGGCACCTTCGGCGACAAGCGCCGTGCCGTCACCCGAGCCATGGTCGATCACCGTCACGCGCCGCAGCAGCCCTTCCACCACAGCCGGCACCAGCCCTGACAGCGTGCAGGCGAGTGGACGTTCTGAATTGAGCGTTTCGATAATCACGGACAACATGCCCGTTCATAGCTGAGGTTTACCCGGCCGGAAAGGGTGCCCCTATTTTTGTTCTTGATTTGTTCTGACAATTGCGATAGGAATAGATTCATCAGCAAGCTGGTCGGGAAACAGGCCGGCCGCAGGGAGACAAAGATGGCAGTCATCCATCAGGCAGAGATTATCGGGCAGGCAGACAGGCTCGCCTTTGGTGCGGGCCGGGCCGAACATGCCAATGCGGTGATCGGCGAAGCGGGCCTGCGCATTGACCATGCAAGGCGGCGCGGGCGTGGTGCGGGCATCAATCCGAGCGGGCGCTTCGAGCCGACGGTGCGTCAGGAATTCGACGATGGCTGGGCCACGCTGGAAGAGCTGCCTGCATTCAAGACCGACGTACAGATCGAGAAGCCGCGCACCATCATCACACGCAATGATTCTCTCGATATTTCCTTCGACCGCTCCATCAATCCCTATCGCGGCTGCGAACATGGCTGCATCTATTGTTTCGCCCGGCCCACCCATAGCTATATGGGCCTTTCCGCCGGTCTCGATTTTGAAACCCGCCTCTTCGCCAAGCCGGACGCGCCGCGCCTTCTGGAACGCGAGCTTGCCAGGCCCGGCTATCAGCCAAAGACAATCGCCATTGGCACCAATACCGATCCTTATCAGCCAGTCGAGAAGAAATGGCGCATCATGCGTGAAATTCTCGAAGTGCTGGAGGCAGCCAATCATCCAGTGGGCATCGTTACCAAATCGGCGCTCGTGGTGCGCGATATCGACATATTGAGCCGCATGGCTGAAAAGGGGCTCGCCAAGGTGGCGCTTTCGGTGACAACGCTCGACGCACATCTGGCGCGCACCATGGAACCGCGCGCCTCGACACCGAGCCTTCGCCTGCAAGCCATCCGCAGGCTCACCGATGCGGGCATTCCCGCTTCGGTGATGATGGGACCAGTCATTCCCGGCATCAACGACCACGAGATAGAACGCATTCTGGATGCAGCCTATGCGCAAGGTGCGCGCGAGGCAGGCTATGTGCTCCTGCCGCTGGAAGTGGCGCCGCTCTTCAAGGACTGGCTCCTGCGCAACTACCCGGACCGTTACCGCCATGTCATGTCGCTGGTACGCTCCATGCGCGACGGCAAGGATTATGATGCGGAATGGGGCAAGCGTATGCGCGGTACCGGCCCCTATGCCTGGCAGATCGGCCGCCGCTTCGAGATCGCCGCGCGCAAGCTCGGCTTCAACACCCAGCGGCTGCGCCTGCGCACCGACCTGTTTGAGCCCATCCAGAAAGGCGGAAAACAGCTTTCGCTATTTTGATCCCGATACTTTCGGGGTTTTCCCCGGCTACACTTGGAGCACGTTCCACTCCGGTCGAATTAAGCTCTGTTTCCGCCTGACTGTCCCTTCGGGCGGATAGGCACCCTGCTTTTACGCCACCATCCTAGGGCAGGGGCCTTGCGGAGAATTGGAAGCAATGCGAGCATCGCCGCCAAATGAAACGCTCGGCTTCTGATTCTCCGCTTCTCTTCGATCTTCCCCTCGCGCCTGATTTTTCACAAGAGCAGCAGCTCATGAAGCGCGGCCTGAAACATATTGCGGGCATTGACGAGGCTGGGCGCGGCCCCTTGGCCGGGCCGGTCGTCGCCGCGGCAGTGGTGCTCGACCAGAACGATCTTCCCGAAGGGCTGGACGATTCCAAGCGGCTCACAGCCGCAAGGCGCGAAGCGCTTTATGAAATCATTCTGACCAAGGCGATCACGGTTTCGGTGGCAAGCCTCAGCGCCCGCAGTATCGACGCCAGCGATATCCGCAAGGCGGCACTTGAGGCCATGCGCCGCGCCGTCATCGGCCTGACGCTCAAGCCATGCCATGCGCTGGTCGACGGGCGGGACGTGCCTCCCGGCCTGCCCTGCCCCGGTTCGGCTCTGGTGAAAGGCGATCAGCGTTCCGTCTCGATTGCCGCCGCGTCTATCGTGGCCAAGGTCACACGAGACCGCATGATGATCCGCGCTGGCGCCGCGCATCCGCCTTATGGGCTGGAAATCCATGCCGGCTATGCCACCCAAAAACACCGCGCGGCCATTGAAAGCGAAGGGCCCGTTCCGGGTCTTCATCGCTATACATTCGCACCGATCAAAGGCCGCTTCGACTGTTAGAGCGGTTCCAGCGATTCCATTTTAACCGGAACCGCTCTAACTATTCGTTTTATCAGCTTATTCTAAAGCAAAACGCCGCCCCGATAGGGCGGCGTTTTCCATGAAATACTTGTAAGGTGATGTCAGTTCAGGTGCGACTTCACCTGAGCAAGAGCGTCATTGAACAGGTTTCCGGCTGCCTTGGCATCGACCTTTTCGGCAAGGATGCTGCCAGCAGCAGCAACCGCCAGATCGACAGCGGAAGCGCGTACGGCATTAATGGCATCGGTTTCAGCCGTTGCGATCTTCTGCTCGGCGAGCTTGTTGCGGCGAGCGACATATTCTTCCGTCGCACGCTTGGCCTCTTCCAGGAGAGCCTTTGCTTCACGCTCGGCGGAAGCGACGATATCGCCTGCTTCCTTTTCGGCTTCCTTGCGCTTGCGATGATATTCGGCCAGCAATTGCTGGGCTTCCTCACGCAATGTGCGGGCTTCTTCCAGTTCCTTCTTGATACGGTCCGCGCGCTCATCGAGCGTGCGTCCGATCATGCCCGGAACCTTCATGTAAACCACGATGGCAACGAAGATGACGAGAGCAATAAATGCCCAGAATGTTGCGTCCATTGTCCTCTCCTCAGGCGTTCGAGGCCCGGATGGCCTTGACGGCTTCCGAAACAGAAGCCTTGTCAGCCGTCAGGCCCAGAAGCTGTTCGACGATCGTTGCCATGGTTTCCTCGGCGATATTGCCGACGTCGCTCATGGCCTTGGCCTTGATCGCAGCAATACGCTCTTCGGCTTCCTTGAGCTTGCTTTCCAGAACGGCCTCGGCGGAAGCGCGTTCGGCATCCGCTTCGCCCTTGCCCTTTTCGCGGGCGGCTTCTGCGATTGAAGCAGCCTTGCTGCGGGCCTGGGCCAGTTCCTGCTCATAAGCGGCGATGGCGTTGTCGGCATCCTGCTTCAGACGCGCAGCCTGCTCCAGATCCTGGGCGATGCGGTCGCGGCGGGTTTCGATCACGCCGCCGATACGCGGCAGAACCACGCGCGACAAGAATAGGTAGAAAAGCCCGAACGTGATGGCGAGCCAGAGAACCTGCGAGGCGTAATGGGTGGAATCGAACGGAGGGAATACGCCGCTGCCGTGTCCGGCATCGTGCGCGACCCCGGTTTCGGTGTGCACAGCATCGGCTGCGCCGTGCTCGCCAGCAGTAGATGCCGGTTGCGATTCGGTGGCGGTTTGGGCAAACGCCGTGGACACGAACATCCAGATTTCCCCTTTAATCCAGCCTGATCTTACCTGATTGGAACAAGATCATACCTTACTCAGACGTCATATGCAAAGGCCAGCCGCGTCTGCATTTCTTTATGGAACACGACCTTTCGGCCCCGGTTCCCAAAGCTGCTTCGCGGCAGGCCAGTTCTCAACGACCGTTGATTAGACGGCGAAGAGGAGCAGAAGCGCGATGAGCAGCGAGAAGATGCCCAGAGCTTCCGTAACGGCGAAACCGAACACCAGACGGCCGAACTGGCTGTCAGCAGCGGACGGGTTGCGCAGAGCGCCGGAGAGGTATTGGCCGAAGATGTTGCCGAGGCCGAGAGCCGTACCGGCCATACCGAAACAGGCGAGACCGGCGCCGATGTACTTTGCTGCTTCCGCTTCCATGTTAAGCTCCTTCTGGATTGAAAATAAGCGCGGATTTCAGTTCTGGCGGTCGCCCGCCGGTTAGAACTCAGTGTCCCGGATGCACAGCGTCGTTGATGTACATGCAGGTGAGAACGGTAAAGACATATGCCTGGAGGAAAGCCACCAGGAATTCGAGAGCCGTGATCGCAACCGTCATCAGGAGCGGCAGAACAGCGCCACCGATGCCAAGCGCGCCAAGCGAGCTCAGCGAAACCACGAAACCGGCGAAAACCTTGAGCGTGATGTGGCCAGCGAGCATGTTGGCGAAAAGACGAACCGAAAGGCTGATCGGACGCGACAGGAACGAGATGATTTCAATCAGGACGACGAGCGGCACGATGATGCCCGGAACGCCGCTTGGCACGAAAAGCTTGAGGAAGCCGAAGCCGTGCTTGAAGAAACCGTAGAAGATGACCGTACCGATGACCAGAAGCGACAGTGCGAAGGTCACGATGATCTGGCTCGTCACCGTATAGAAGTAGGGAAACAGGCCGATGAAATTGGCAACGAGGACGAACATGAAGAGCGAGAAGACGAAAGGGAAGAACTTCATGCCCTTCGACCCTGCCGAATCTCTCAGGCTTGTCGCCACGAATTCATAGGCCATTTCCGAAACCGACTGCAGGCGGGTCGGGATAAGGCCGCGGCCCGAAGAGGTCAGATAAAGGAAACCCGAAGCAAGCACGACGGTTGCAACCATGAAGGCCGAAACATTCGTGAATGAAAGGTCCACACCGCCTACGTCGATGGGAATCCACCGGGAAACCTGGAACTGATGGATCGGATCGTTCGCCACCTTAACCTCGTTTGTCTTCCCTGCCCGAAGGCGTTTCAGTCTTGGGCCGAAGGCCCACTTATAACCACTTACACTTGAATGCACTTTAACGTGAAGTGCCCCAAGCCTTATTTCCTGTCATCCTTTTCCGCGCTAGACTTATTGTTGCCTTGTTCGGCAACATATCCTGCGGAACGGAGTACGTTGAGGGTGCCAGCCCCAAAGCCCAGGAGGAGTAATACGATCAATCCCCAAGGCGATGTACCGGCGTAGCGATCAAGAAACCAGCCGATCAGCGCACCGACCAGGATTCCCGCGATAAACTCGCTGGAAAGCTTCATGGCCTGCGCGACCGAGCTTGATGTCTCCGATCGCTCCTCTTCGGAAGCCGGCTGCTTCAGAACACCCTTTTTGGCCAATTCGGCTTCAAGTCGGTTCAAACGCTGGTCCAACTCCCCGGAACCGGGTTCTCTCTTCGCATCCTTGATGGTACCGGATGGCTTTTCGGGTTCAGCCCCGCGCGCCATTGGCAGCTCCTTTTTTCAAGAAATGCGAGGATTCCAACCCCATTTCCAAGTTGCGCGCAACATATTGACACGCCGCCCGCTAGTCAAGGCGGTCAAGCAACTGCTTCAAAAGGTTTTTTATGTTGAGAAATTAAATACTTAGCCAATGGTGCGACTCATTTTCCGACCAAAGATCGAGAATGGAGGCCGAATCCGCTGCATTTGGCCTGCCGCAATCTCCCGCGAAAAGCTGCTTTCCAGCATTTCTGAGGGCAGATTCCTCTCTACAGCCTAGCTCCAGCCGCCGCCATAGGTGCGGTAGAAAATATGCAGGCCGATCTTTGTTAATTTCTTCATGGTCGGCGCCCAGAACGGGCGAACATAGGTGGCGTGATAATGGGTGGCCGACCCCACTTCCGGTAG
Protein-coding regions in this window:
- a CDS encoding F0F1 ATP synthase subunit A, translating into MANDPIHQFQVSRWIPIDVGGVDLSFTNVSAFMVATVVLASGFLYLTSSGRGLIPTRLQSVSEMAYEFVATSLRDSAGSKGMKFFPFVFSLFMFVLVANFIGLFPYFYTVTSQIIVTFALSLLVIGTVIFYGFFKHGFGFLKLFVPSGVPGIIVPLVVLIEIISFLSRPISLSVRLFANMLAGHITLKVFAGFVVSLSSLGALGIGGAVLPLLMTVAITALEFLVAFLQAYVFTVLTCMYINDAVHPGH
- a CDS encoding S49 family peptidase; protein product: MPGLLKRLIPRRFRAVETEIPVVRLHGAIMTGGTSLRPTLSLASTAGILEKAFADKHAPAVAISINSPGGAPVQSRLIYRRIRDLAAEHQKKVFVFVEDVAASGGYMIALAGDEIIADPSSIVGSIGVVSASFGFPELLKKIGVERRVYTAGSNKVTLDPFQPEKAEDIERLKALQLEIHATFIDMVKERRAGKLGDNPDLFSGLFWTGTTAASLGLIDGLGDMLSFLRKTYGDKVKLKLIQPQRGLLGRKLPGIGMDSGSVEPAQIAAHLGDGLLCVAEEKAIWARYGL
- a CDS encoding PA0069 family radical SAM protein, producing MAVIHQAEIIGQADRLAFGAGRAEHANAVIGEAGLRIDHARRRGRGAGINPSGRFEPTVRQEFDDGWATLEELPAFKTDVQIEKPRTIITRNDSLDISFDRSINPYRGCEHGCIYCFARPTHSYMGLSAGLDFETRLFAKPDAPRLLERELARPGYQPKTIAIGTNTDPYQPVEKKWRIMREILEVLEAANHPVGIVTKSALVVRDIDILSRMAEKGLAKVALSVTTLDAHLARTMEPRASTPSLRLQAIRRLTDAGIPASVMMGPVIPGINDHEIERILDAAYAQGAREAGYVLLPLEVAPLFKDWLLRNYPDRYRHVMSLVRSMRDGKDYDAEWGKRMRGTGPYAWQIGRRFEIAARKLGFNTQRLRLRTDLFEPIQKGGKQLSLF
- a CDS encoding membrane protein — encoded protein: MPQLIFLLLIIAAAWYGYRSFKREAARVSQRVRQAEKEAQNRAHGTLVQDPKTGEYYVRKD
- a CDS encoding F0F1 ATP synthase subunit B — its product is MDATFWAFIALVIFVAIVVYMKVPGMIGRTLDERADRIKKELEEARTLREEAQQLLAEYHRKRKEAEKEAGDIVASAEREAKALLEEAKRATEEYVARRNKLAEQKIATAETDAINAVRASAVDLAVAAAGSILAEKVDAKAAGNLFNDALAQVKSHLN
- a CDS encoding ATP synthase subunit, which encodes MARGAEPEKPSGTIKDAKREPGSGELDQRLNRLEAELAKKGVLKQPASEEERSETSSSVAQAMKLSSEFIAGILVGALIGWFLDRYAGTSPWGLIVLLLLGFGAGTLNVLRSAGYVAEQGNNKSSAEKDDRK
- a CDS encoding F0F1 ATP synthase subunit C, whose translation is MEAEAAKYIGAGLACFGMAGTALGLGNIFGQYLSGALRNPSAADSQFGRLVFGFAVTEALGIFSLLIALLLLFAV
- a CDS encoding 4-(cytidine 5'-diphospho)-2-C-methyl-D-erythritol kinase; protein product: MTAFQNAGPSITRLAPAKINLALHVTGRRDDGYHLLDMLVVFADQGDRIHIEKAGSDSFTVSGPFASGIPAGRGNLVLKARDALRQHGGPDLSPVAIHLEKNLPIASGIGGGSSDAAATLLALNTLWQLDLDFEMLAAIGLSLGADLPMCLHGAAHGTPLIARGIGEELNDVSGIAALPMLLVNDGTALATPDVFRALTRRENAPLPPPACEGTDALCAYLRETRNDLLPAAISLAPQIEPKLALLRAKGALYARMSGSGATCFAIFSDKSALTRAAKEIADENPGWFAVPSHSFPSRA
- a CDS encoding F0F1 ATP synthase subunit B yields the protein MFVSTAFAQTATESQPASTAGEHGAADAVHTETGVAHDAGHGSGVFPPFDSTHYASQVLWLAITFGLFYLFLSRVVLPRIGGVIETRRDRIAQDLEQAARLKQDADNAIAAYEQELAQARSKAASIAEAAREKGKGEADAERASAEAVLESKLKEAEERIAAIKAKAMSDVGNIAEETMATIVEQLLGLTADKASVSEAVKAIRASNA
- a CDS encoding ribonuclease HII, whose amino-acid sequence is MKRSASDSPLLFDLPLAPDFSQEQQLMKRGLKHIAGIDEAGRGPLAGPVVAAAVVLDQNDLPEGLDDSKRLTAARREALYEIILTKAITVSVASLSARSIDASDIRKAALEAMRRAVIGLTLKPCHALVDGRDVPPGLPCPGSALVKGDQRSVSIAAASIVAKVTRDRMMIRAGAAHPPYGLEIHAGYATQKHRAAIESEGPVPGLHRYTFAPIKGRFDC